In the Gemmatimonadota bacterium genome, TTATCCAGCGGATCCGCCAGAAGGACGACAAAATCCGCGACGGCACCGGCCTGGATGACGCCGAGGCTGTCGACCTCGAGCCAGGCGGCAGGAGTGGTCGTGGCTGTTGCCAGCGCCTCGCGCGGCGTCAGCCCGCAATCCTGCAGTCGGCTCATCTCGTCGTGAATGTCGCCGGGATAGGCGACGTACCAGAACGCGTCCGTGCCGACCGCCACCTTGCCTCCGCGTCGTTGCAGCTCCAAGACGGTGCGGCAGCCCTGCTCCATGAACCCTGTTCGCCAGAAGGCGATTTGGGCCTCAGAATTGTCCGGGCTTTTCTGCCAATCGTCCCACCAGCCCCGGCTGATCTCCTGCAGCGTCGCGGGGAGGGCCCGATAGGTCGGTTTGTGGTCGGGGAACGAACCGCCTTCGTACTGCAGGGTCTCCCACGTGGCCGTCAGCACAACCTGCCCTTCGACCAGCTCGTCGAGCAGCGCGCCCAGCTTCTCGTCCTCGACGCCCCAGAGGAGCCTGGGTCTGTCGTCGGTCCCCAGGTCGAAGTCGAGTTGCTCTCCGACGTAGTGCTCGAGCCCGTCGATGCCCGCCTCCAACGCGACCGACGTGGGCGCGTTCCAGCCCCAGAGGTCGGCGGTGACCTTGAGGCCGAGGGCGTGCGCCTCCTCGGTTGCGGCAACCAGCGCCTCGGGTGTGAGCGCGTTGTACAGCTTGATGAAGTCGACGCCCTCGGCTTTCGCCCTGCGGACCGCGTCTCTTGCCTCCTCGGGCGTCCGGACGATCAGCGGTACGTCCGGGAAAGCATCGGGCCAGTTCGGCGGGTCTCCGTCGATCGGGTGGCCTGCGATGAAGAGGTTCGGACCGAGCGGCTCCTCCTGCCAACGCCCGCGCAGGGCGAGCGAGGAGTCCGTGCGTGCGCCCACGTCCCGTAGCGAAGTGATGCCGTGGGCCAGGAACAGGGGCGCCCACGGCATATAGGAGTACTCGGCCACGTGGGTGTGGTTGTCGAAGAGGCCGGGGATGATCCACTTGCCGCGAGCGTCGATCGTTTGGCCCGCGCCCTCCGCAGGACAGCGCTCCGGGGTGTCGACGCAAACGATGCGACCGTCGTCGACGACGATGTTGGCGCCCTCGATTGGCTCGAGGTCCTGACCGACCACCACGGTCGCGCCGACGAACGCGGTGGTGGTGGAGGGCTCGGCCGGGTCGCACGCCGCGGCCGCCAGGGCGGTGAGCAATACGGCGTTGCCCACAATGACCGGCATAGGCCCCGGTTGATAGGATGTCCGATTCGCTACGCTCAACGAGCCCGATGTCTTGGCTGCCGTCATTGTCGGCTCCCGGCTTCCTCCGAATTACCGCTCCCACGCCTGGGATATCACCCGCAGGCCTCGACTCACCGTTGGCGGGATGACCGAGGTATGAGTCTCGTCCTCGAAAAACATGGTCTCCAGGCGCAGGCCCTCGTAGTTGCGAGCCTCGAGGATTGTGGCCAGGTCTTCCACGTTCGACACCATCGCGTATTCCTCCCCGTCGAGCGCTTCCAGTAGGCCGACGGCCAGAAACAGGTCTGCCTCGAGCGTGGCGTGTGTCTCGGCGTACGCGGCCTCGAAGTCGAACGTGGCCCGATCATCCCAGAACAGAGACGGGCTCCCGACTATGAAGCGCTCGAATGTCCCCTCTCCCTGGAACAGGGCGTAGAGCGCGAAGAGTCCTCCGAATGAGTGACCGAAGAGCGCGCGACCGGACGATTCCGCTCGGTACTCCGATTCAACGAGGGGGATCAGCTCCTGGCGAATGAAGTCCAGGAAGCCGGGCGCCCCGCCCGTTCCCTCGAGTGGTGGAAAGTCGGGGAGTTCCTCCGACCACCAACGGAGAAACTCCGGATCCTCGGTCGGGGTCAGGTCCACGGCTCGGAGCGGAGTGGCGTCGAAGAATCGACCCACTGGGTAGCCTATGCCGACAATAAGCAGATCGGGGACGATCCCGTCGAACCGCATGAGCCTGGCGGCTTCGACCACGGTGCCGAGCTCGCCGTTGGCGTCCACCGCGTATAGAACGGGATACGTAGCTTCGGTCGTCTCGTATCCGAGCGGCAAG is a window encoding:
- a CDS encoding amidohydrolase family protein — protein: MTAAKTSGSLSVANRTSYQPGPMPVIVGNAVLLTALAAAACDPAEPSTTTAFVGATVVVGQDLEPIEGANIVVDDGRIVCVDTPERCPAEGAGQTIDARGKWIIPGLFDNHTHVAEYSYMPWAPLFLAHGITSLRDVGARTDSSLALRGRWQEEPLGPNLFIAGHPIDGDPPNWPDAFPDVPLIVRTPEEARDAVRRAKAEGVDFIKLYNALTPEALVAATEEAHALGLKVTADLWGWNAPTSVALEAGIDGLEHYVGEQLDFDLGTDDRPRLLWGVEDEKLGALLDELVEGQVVLTATWETLQYEGGSFPDHKPTYRALPATLQEISRGWWDDWQKSPDNSEAQIAFWRTGFMEQGCRTVLELQRRGGKVAVGTDAFWYVAYPGDIHDEMSRLQDCGLTPREALATATTTPAAWLEVDSLGVIQAGAVADFVVLLADPLDNIDNTRRIDLVVRRGVTLGPDSLLVEAKRYEPPPADQ
- a CDS encoding alpha/beta hydrolase-fold protein; translated protein: MRFVALLLLASCVSFACAAEPEPEPALDAWRPYAGALADSRSRTITSEITGRTYEISVALPLGYETTEATYPVLYAVDANGELGTVVEAARLMRFDGIVPDLLIVGIGYPVGRFFDATPLRAVDLTPTEDPEFLRWWSEELPDFPPLEGTGGAPGFLDFIRQELIPLVESEYRAESSGRALFGHSFGGLFALYALFQGEGTFERFIVGSPSLFWDDRATFDFEAAYAETHATLEADLFLAVGLLEALDGEEYAMVSNVEDLATILEARNYEGLRLETMFFEDETHTSVIPPTVSRGLRVISQAWER